The DNA segment CCTTGGgcttgccctcaaggagctcacggGGCTCTGCTGGATATGCTCTCCATGAGATGGCCTTGGGATCCACAAAGATGGTGCTCACTCAGAACTTGTGACAGACAGGGCTACCCCTAGGCACcgcacagtcaccatctgtgccCCACTGCACTAGAGTCGAGGAGTGTTAGGGACCCCAGGGTGCTGGGAGCAGGAACGAGGGAGCAGCTTGGTATGAGAACCTATGACCATCAAACAAGGACATTCTGGAATGGGGGTCAGAGAGAATGAGCAGCAGGACGGTAGGATCAGGGAGTAGGAGGCTGAGAAGGAAGATCTGGGGAGGAGAGTTCTTTGAGGGCTGCTGCAGAAGGAAGAGTCCAGGCCATGCAACTAAAACTGTTTATTGAAACCTTAGTTCTACAAAAGCGTGAAAAATCCAGATATAAAGCAGTGGCCAGAGAGGCCCGTGAAGAGAACACCCAGGAGAGGAACTGGAAGAGAGAAAAGCCCAGGAGCGGGGGACTAAGAAGAGAATGTTGGAAGACAAAAGGGCCGGGTGAAGGTCCCAGAAGCCCCTGGTTCTTCTAGACTGGGCACGGGTATGGGAGGCttcccccctcccacttccctcagcAACTCCCACCATGGGTGGCCCTGTCAGTCCCTGCCTCTCCTACCTCAGGGACATCAAACAGACCCTGGTCAATGTTTCCTCCCTCCCTTGCCCAATCCTAGGAAACTCAAAAGCAAAAGTCTAGAAGAGCCCAGGGGACATGGAGAGACAGGAGCCTTGCCCCTGTCCACCTGTGACACGCCCCTGGTCACTGAGCTGAGGCTTTCCCTGGAACCACCACTGCCCTGGCCAGGCAATCAGCCACTGAGGGACAGAAGAGCAAGTGATCTTCAGTCCTTCTGCCACACGACCCCCTTAAGCTCCATCACCCAGGAGGACAGGAGACCAGCCAAGGACCCAGATCAAGCTTTGCCCCTCCAGGCTCTCAGGGACTCCCAAATCCTCTTAACACATTCCTCAGAACCCTACCTAGCCTGGGAAAATGAAAGACTTCAGGCGGGCCAGCTCCATGATGCTGAAAAGGGAACATTGCTGGGGCTGTGGAAGCAGAGGGGGCATTGGGCTCCAAGGCCAGGGGGGAGCCAGGCCATGGGAGTGGGACCAAGGACTGGGGGGCCCCGTGGGGACAGTATGGTTGAGGTGGTGGCAGGCACGGCAGGTTGGGGAGTCCTTCTGGAGCTTCTGGCAAAGGGGGCAGTTGTGAAGAAGAATGGGGGGAGCAGGAGGGTCCGGAGGAGGCAATGGTGGGGGAGTCAGCGAGACTAGCAGACTGCCCCACAGTGAACGCAACACTACATTGCCTTCCAGGCAGCCGGAGACATTAGCAGGAGACGGCAGGCACTGTGGCATGGGAGAAGGTATGCAGGGTTCCAAAAGGCACCTGGAGGCCAGTCCAAGGTCTGGAGGGCCAGGCGGGGGGCTGCAGGACAGCCCTAAGGACTGGTGTATTACGGCCATCGATGCCACGGCGAGGGCCACGCTGCTCACATATGCCATAGCCAACAGGCAGGACAGCTGGGGGAGAGGGGTTAAGAAAGGTCAGTGCCCAAATCCCCTTCCTCTGAACCCTCTTCTAAATGTCTTTAACACACCCATCCCTTATCTCTGGACATGTGGACTCAACTTAAGAGATCTCAGTCACCATCTACTTCCAACCCCATCTCCTGAGCCATTCTGTATTTGCTTGACATCAGCCAGCTCAAGCTCCgtctgcttcctgacctgcctcacCTTTGCCAGCTGCTGGCAGAGGGAGCCCAGCACCAGTTGCCAGGCAGGCTGCTCCAGCAGCACACACAGGTCTGTGTAGGTGTACCAGCCCCGCCGGCGCCCCTGCTGCTCAGCCACGCTGCAGGgataggagaaaagagagagagggtcTGCAATCTTCCTGCAGCTGGCCCACCGGCACCCTCATTCCCCCAGGGACCTACCAGGGAACACCGGGGAACTTGTTAAATGTACAGGCTCCTAGACTACCCGTTGATTCCAAAGATAAGGGTGAGACCAAGATCTGTATTTTAAATAAGCTTCTCCCACTTTTCCAAAGGTGATTACAAAGAGGAGAGCAGACTCGTTTCAGAAccatgaccttgggcaattctctttctccttttctccctcccccCAGACCCTCACCTCTGTTTAGCTCCTATGGCTTAGGCCTCAGCCTCCAAATCCTCAAGTCCCTCTTCCCAATTCCTAGAACCTACCAGCCCTCCAGCCAGCTCAGCACCTCAAAGATTTCCCGAGGATCAGTGTAGAGCCGCCAATCCTGTGGATAAAGAGAAGAGCATCCAACCAGACTTGGACATGAGCCACAGTCAATTAATAACCAGACCCACAGCAGCAACTACAACCTCCACTACAGGTAACACGTGGCTCTTaccatgtgccagatactgttccAAAAGCTTTTatgtattaacttatttaatcaccacatatctggtttcacattgcACCCTCCAGTaaaagcaaggggaaaaaaataatcctgGGAATGGTTCATGCCCATAGGGAGCCCAGAATCTAGGGAAAGGCAAAGTCTGGAAGCAAATACCCAGAGCCCAGTAAGATAAGCTCTGGCTCAGAGTGTACTCTGTGGGACCTGGAAGACTGACAATGGGAGATCTCCACTTCTGACTTCACCATGCCAGGAACCTCCAAAGACTGTGCTTATTCCAGAAAAGCTAGAGGGGAAGATGCTAATAAGGGAAGAcataaagaagacaaacagaaagataaatga comes from the Bos taurus isolate L1 Dominette 01449 registration number 42190680 breed Hereford chromosome 2, ARS-UCD2.0, whole genome shotgun sequence genome and includes:
- the CNPPD1 gene encoding protein CNPPD1 (The RefSeq protein has 1 frameshift compared to this genomic sequence), encoding MDLAGLLLDEEGTFSLTGFQDFTFLPGHQKLSARIRRRLYYGWDWETDCTLEELSSPVADIAVELLQKAAPSPIRRLQKKYVAHVSREACISPCAMMLALVYIERLRHRNPDYLQHVSSSDLFLISMMVASKYLYDEGEEEEVFNDEWGAAGGVAVPTLNALERGFLSAMDWRLYTDPREIFEVLSWLEGCVAEQQGRRRGWYTYTDLCVLLEQPAWQLVLGSLCQQLAKLSCLLAMAYVSSVALAVASMAVIHQSLGLSCSPPPGPPDLGLASRCLLEPCIPSPMPQCLPSPANVSGCLEGNVVLRSLWGSLLVSLTPPPLPPPDPPAPPILLHNCPLCQKLQKDSPTCRACHHLNHTVPTGPPSPWSHSHGLAPPWPWSPMPPLLPQPQQCSLFSIMELARLKSFIFPG